A genome region from Triticum aestivum cultivar Chinese Spring chromosome 2B, IWGSC CS RefSeq v2.1, whole genome shotgun sequence includes the following:
- the LOC123042687 gene encoding uncharacterized protein codes for MNCRRELLPRAEFMQFLKRLLNGYRDVSSLDIQGLGYVTPPPTFPAKYLIVDITRPSGEQALPRSIMQFLVRLSDNYTVGLRNTPEDPYSRGGWFLFNNKDIIDGFPDFMGDFDIMNKDCGYFHFEDICVREKIISVIVAALSGITEFNCKYLPDDTKAKIEAKLVLIGECPRLHVPLQYTMEIFESLGFSFLPAEELFHMRHWSFLCKATFALYLAILEAEKGVSSKKESFINARRLLVATVQKFSDQGHMLNLKSADGFFSLRRLAGGLVRLFKYNKVWVQKLITRKSLDYKASFKHVKHDEKEFKELLVGEPDIISEQAEYNHWMKLLSRDELLSTLMQYDGVDDPVEGPWRGCYTALLAAEVEEVEEVEDEDEEEEEDDEEDDDDEA; via the exons ATGAACTGCCGGAGGGAGCTACTCCCGCGCGCGGAGTTCATGCAATTTCTCAAAAGGCTTTTGAACGGCTACAGAGATGTCAGCTCGCTAGATATCCAAGGGCTCGGATATGTGACACCTCCTCCAACATTCCCT GCCAAATACCTAATTGTTGACATTACTCGTCCATCGGGTGAACAAGCATTGCCAAGGTCAATAATGCAGTTTTTAGTCCGGCTTTCTGACAATTACACGGTGGGCTTACGCAATACCCCGGAGGATCCCTACTCCAGAGGTGGCTGGTTTCTCTTCAACAACAAGGATATCATAGATGGATTTCCTGATTTTATGGGCGACTTCGACATAATGAATAAAGATTGTGGTTACTTCCATTT TGAGGATATTTGTGTCCGTGAAAAAATTATCTCTGTTATTGTTGCGGCCCTGAGTGGAATCACAGAGTTCAATTGCAAGTACTTGCCTGATGATACAAAAGCGAAGATTGAAGCAAAGCTGGTGTTGATTGGGGAGTGCCCGCGGCTCCATGTTCCTTTGCAATACACCATGGAGATTTTCGAGAGCCTTGGTTTCAGTTTCCTACCAGCTGAGGAGCTCTTTCATATGCGTCATTGGTCATTTTTGTGCAAGGCGACCTTTGCATTGTATCTTGCAATTCTTGAAGCAGAAAAAGGAGTGTCCTCTAAGAAAGAAAGTTTCATAAATGCAAGGAGGCTTTTGGTCGCAACGGTGCAGAAATTCAGTGACCAGGGTCACATGCTTAATCTGAAAAGTGCTGACGGGTTCTTCTCCCTTAGGAGACTCGCAGGCGGCCTTGTACGGCTCTtcaagtacaacaaggtgtgggTCCAAAAACTTATCACGAGGAAGTCTCTGGACTACAAAGCTTCATTTAAGCATGTTAAGCATGATGAGAAAGAATTTAAAGAGCTTCTAGTTGGAGAGCCTGACATCATCAGT GAACAGGCTGAATACAATCACTGGATGAAGCTCTTGTCTCGTGATGAACTCCTCTCGACTCTGATGCAGTATGATGGCGTGGATGATCCCGTGGAAGGACCCTGGAGAGGCTGTTACACTGCCTTGCTGGcggcggaggtggaggaggtggaggaagtggaggatgaggatgaggaggaggaggaggatgatgaggaggatgatgatgatgaggcgtaG